In one window of Nerophis ophidion isolate RoL-2023_Sa linkage group LG05, RoL_Noph_v1.0, whole genome shotgun sequence DNA:
- the LOC133553339 gene encoding meiosis-specific protein MEI4-like isoform X1: MEKQKRLTAMLAVVVAVVKSRPPGVSSRHHVEALASSLQRQERRRRSQADMLNIITTTSAGSFSDTPELLPLAFLSNQPKDPERGAASLPHVHFLQSLCTLQRVGSGPDSLWLGPGESAGTLLPDTLCVLMDSVVSAFRDRRTAKEGELALKACRAWTQALDWFFCQNAPCGDLITHMHSSLKELTAILMHTNQRHTNVELLTACLVTLANSRMSKSFLVGHFLCEVNILADRLWKAMQDDSPLDVFPVDHYQNLSHILWILEEHLQTSEVAVPEEDWSEWVDRLLHLEQRMFALSEEFPLFAIIVWRIVALLK, from the exons ATGGAGAAACAGAAAAGATTGACAG cGATGTTGGCCGTGGTCGTGGCAGTGGTCAAAAGCCGGCCGCCGGGCGTGAGCAGTCGCCATCACGTTGAAGCTTTAGCAAGCAGCCTGCAACGCCAAGagcggaggaggaggagccaaGCTGACATGCTGAACATAATCACCACGACGTCAGCAG GCAGCTTCTCGGACACGCCAGAACTCCTCCCGTTGGCTTTTCTGTCCAATCAGCCCAAAGATCCTGAACGAGGGGCGGCGAGTCTTCCTCACGTACACTTTCTGCAGTCACTGTGCACTTTACAGCGAGTAGGCAGTGGTCCAGACTCGCTGTGGCTCGGTCCGGGCGAGAGTGCGGGTACGCTTTTGCCGGACACGCTGTGTGTGCTCATGGACTCTGTGGTGTCGGCGTTTAGGGACCGCCGCACCGCCAAAGAAGGCGAGCTCGCCCTAAAGGCGTGTCGGGCGTGGACACAAGCACTGGATTGGTTCTTCTGTCAGAACGCACCGTGTGGTGACTTGATAACGCACATGCACTCCTCTTTGAAGGAGCTGACCGCCATCCTAATGCACACCAACCAGCGCCATACT AATGTAGAGTTGCTGACGGCCTGCTTGGTGACATTGGCAAACAGTCGCATGTCAAAGTCGTTCTTGGTAGGCCACTTCCTGTGTGAGGTCAACATACTGGCTGACAGGCTGTGGAAGGCCATGCAG GACGACTCTCCTCTTGATGTGTTTCCTGTGGATCATTACCAGAACTTGAGTCACATTTTGTGGATCCTGGAGGAGCATCTGCAGACCAGTGAGGTGGCGGTGCCAGAGGAGGACTGGTCTGAGTGGGTGGACCGCCTCCTTCACTTGGAACAACGAATGTTTGCTCTTTCTGAGGAGTTTCCTCTGTTTGCCATCATAGTGTGGAGGATTGTGGCGCTCCTGAAGTGa
- the LOC133553339 gene encoding meiosis-specific protein MEI4-like isoform X2, producing MEKQKRLTAMLAVVVAVVKSRPPGVSSRHHVEALASSLQRQERRRRSQADMLNIITTTSAGSFSDTPELLPLAFLSNQPKDPERGAASLPHVHFLQSLCTLQRVGSGPDSLWLGPGESAGTLLPDTLCVLMDSVVSAFRDRRTAKEGELALKACRAWTQALDWFFCQNAPCGDLITHMHSSLKELTAILMHTNQRHTNVELLTACLVTLANSRMSKSFLVGHFLCEVNILADRLWKAMQNLSHILWILEEHLQTSEVAVPEEDWSEWVDRLLHLEQRMFALSEEFPLFAIIVWRIVALLK from the exons ATGGAGAAACAGAAAAGATTGACAG cGATGTTGGCCGTGGTCGTGGCAGTGGTCAAAAGCCGGCCGCCGGGCGTGAGCAGTCGCCATCACGTTGAAGCTTTAGCAAGCAGCCTGCAACGCCAAGagcggaggaggaggagccaaGCTGACATGCTGAACATAATCACCACGACGTCAGCAG GCAGCTTCTCGGACACGCCAGAACTCCTCCCGTTGGCTTTTCTGTCCAATCAGCCCAAAGATCCTGAACGAGGGGCGGCGAGTCTTCCTCACGTACACTTTCTGCAGTCACTGTGCACTTTACAGCGAGTAGGCAGTGGTCCAGACTCGCTGTGGCTCGGTCCGGGCGAGAGTGCGGGTACGCTTTTGCCGGACACGCTGTGTGTGCTCATGGACTCTGTGGTGTCGGCGTTTAGGGACCGCCGCACCGCCAAAGAAGGCGAGCTCGCCCTAAAGGCGTGTCGGGCGTGGACACAAGCACTGGATTGGTTCTTCTGTCAGAACGCACCGTGTGGTGACTTGATAACGCACATGCACTCCTCTTTGAAGGAGCTGACCGCCATCCTAATGCACACCAACCAGCGCCATACT AATGTAGAGTTGCTGACGGCCTGCTTGGTGACATTGGCAAACAGTCGCATGTCAAAGTCGTTCTTGGTAGGCCACTTCCTGTGTGAGGTCAACATACTGGCTGACAGGCTGTGGAAGGCCATGCAG AACTTGAGTCACATTTTGTGGATCCTGGAGGAGCATCTGCAGACCAGTGAGGTGGCGGTGCCAGAGGAGGACTGGTCTGAGTGGGTGGACCGCCTCCTTCACTTGGAACAACGAATGTTTGCTCTTTCTGAGGAGTTTCCTCTGTTTGCCATCATAGTGTGGAGGATTGTGGCGCTCCTGAAGTGa
- the LOC133553338 gene encoding uncharacterized protein LOC133553338, whose translation MADIKAMLHQVKVSDKHVDYLRFLWWPDGDMLQDLTEYRMKVHVFGAVSSPSCANFALRKTAEDNQAHFPPEVTDTVRHNFYVDDCLRSIPTEQEAVQLVKDLTALCQMGGFTLSKWISNSRAVLTSISQEHRAKEIKELDLDKDNLPMERALGLHWCVETDVFKFTVVVPERPHTRRGILSVVSSVYDPLGFLGPFTLPAKMIMQELCKEKLEWDETIPHVFSQQWTGWLADLSKMKEFKVDRCMKPTHFGQITHSQLHHFSDASESGYGTVSYLRLENKNKVVHVAFIIGKSRVAPFKTNDNSQNGAGCSGPRCRS comes from the coding sequence ATGGCAGACATTAAAGCCATGCTCCATCAGGTTAAGGTGTCTGATAAGCATGTCGACTACCTGAGATTCTTATGGTGGCCTGACGGTGATATGCTGCAAGATCTGACTGAATATAGGATGAAAGTACATGTATTTGGAGCTGTGTCATCACCAAGTTGTGCAAATTTCGCTTTGAGGAAAACTGCTGAAGACAACCAAGCTCATTTTCCACCTGAGGTGACAGACACAGTACGCCATAACTTTTATGTAGATGACTGTTTACGTTCGATTCCCACAGAACAAGAAGCAGTACAATTAGTAAAAGATCTGACTGCTCTCTGTCAAATGGGTGGGTTTACTCTGTCCAAATGGATCAGCAACAGCCGTGCTGTATTAACATCTATTTCACAAGAGCACAGGGCTAAAGAAATCAAGGAGTTGGATTTGGACAAGGACAATCTACCAATGGAAAGAGCCCTAGGACTACACTGGTGTGTGGAAACTGATGTGTTCAAGTTCACAGTTGTTGTACCAGAAAGACCACACACTAGACGCGGCATTTTATCTGTGGTCAGCTCTGTATACGACCCTTTAGGATTTCTAGGACCATTTACTCTGCCAGCCAAAATGATTATGCAGGAGCTCTGCAAGGAAAAGCTTGAATGGGATGAAACCATACCACACGTTTTCTCTCAACAGTGGACAGGATGGCTAGCAGATCTCAGCAAAATGAAGGAGTTTAAAGTTGACCGGTGCATGAAGCCTACACACTTTGGTCAAATCACACACTCACAGCTGCATCACTTTTCGGATGCCAGTGAGAGTGGCTACGGAACCGTCTCATATCTAAGactggaaaacaaaaacaaagtagtaCATGTTGCATTCATTATAGGAAAATCAAGAGTGGCACCATTTAAAACAAATGACAATTCCCAGAATGGAGCTGGGTGCAGCGGTCCTCGCTGTCGAAGTTGA